A DNA window from Ctenopharyngodon idella isolate HZGC_01 chromosome 8, HZGC01, whole genome shotgun sequence contains the following coding sequences:
- the zgc:113363 gene encoding myoD family inhibitor, with product METEAMDVQQQDGGQDRVVTQENPVHTTQPQATSKPEVTGPVSAETVHNGSNESLTDGGITSDDALLLPDHVPTISHKIDKVNAKPGLPNGSSPPVINGSTIIRTPPASSSGGSTPRAAAQQKCNRHAKCNGHKHPHRKHTPSTSTSQQSFKGDASQIQRVAGDDCCAHCILACLFCEMLSCCSAVAQCLACGLECDALCCCGEAATGGLACCAEDTCSALLDCGILEDCCQSSDCLEICLECCSICFPA from the exons ATGGAGACAGAAGCCATGGATGTCCAACAGCAGGACGGAGGGCAGGACAGGGTCGTGACCCAGGAGAATCCCGTCCACACAACACAACCACAGGCCACCAGCAAACCTGAAGTCACAG GTCCTGTCTCAGCTGAGACTGTTCACAACGGAAGCAACGAGTCCCTGACAGATGGTGGCATAACCAGTGATGATGCTTTACTGCTTCCGGACCATGTACCtacaatttcacacaaaatagACAAAGTCAAcg CGAAGCCCGGTCTTCCCAATGGCTCCTCTCCTCCAGTCATCAACGGGTCTACCATCATCCGTACACCGCCTGCTTCTTCATCAGGAGGATCGACACCTCGCGCTGCAGCACAACAGAAATGCAACCGACATGCAAAGTGCAATGGACACAAACACCCTCACAGAAAACACACGCCCTCCACTTCCACGAGCCAGCAGAGCTTTAAAGGCGATGCCTCGCAGATACAGAGAGTAGCTGGAGATG ACTGCTGTGCTCACTGCATACTAGCCTGTCTGTTCTGCGAGATGCTGTCGTGTTGTTCGGCCGTGGCTCAGTGTTTGGCCTGCGGTCTGGAGTGTGACGCTCTCTGTTGTTGTGGGGAAGCAGCCACCGGGGGTCTGGCGTGCTGTGCTGAGGACACCTGCTCTGCCCTGCTGGATTGTGGGATACTGGAGGACTGTTGCCAGTCTTCAGACTGTCTGGAGATCTGTTTggaatgctgctccatctgttTCCCTGCCTAA